The window GCCACTTCATGGCAGACCATGCCCAAGAGCATGGGAACCAGTGCGACGGATATCTTCCTGACGCTGAGTGCGAGATCGAAATCGAACATGCTTGCGGCTACCACGAAGACACGGGCAGGGCAAGAAAAAGCCTTCGACGTCAACAGATCGCAAGCCCCCTCAGGGACTGCCGCTGTTTCAACCGGTCATTGCTCAGGGGACACGCCGAACTACGCAACGACGAGGCAGCAGCCCCCCGGCCAGGGCATCTTGACCTTTATGGAGCCTACGACTATCTGACTGTATCATGAAGCACAAAACCCTACCCCCCATACAGATCGACGAGAAAAACCGGAGAATCCTGACAATTCTTCAGGAGAATGCCCGCACTTCCAACGCTGAAATCGCCCGCCGTCTCGGCATGACCACCTCCGCGGTCTTTGAGCGCATCCGCAAGATGGAAGAACGCGGCATCATCCGCGGTTATTCCGTGCAGGTGGAACCCGCAGCACTGGGCCTGCCCCTTTCGGCCTTTGTGAGCGTGAAGATCACCCCGCACAGGCTGGCCCCGGAGGTCGGTCAGGCCATCGCTGCCATCGAAGGGGTTGAGGAAGCCTACCACATGACCGGCGAGGAATGCTTTATTGCCCGCATCCGATGCAGCGATACGGACTCGCTGGAACGCATTCTGATGCAAATCAATGACATTGAACCGGTGTTTGC is drawn from Desulfovibrio mangrovi and contains these coding sequences:
- a CDS encoding Lrp/AsnC family transcriptional regulator, which encodes MKHKTLPPIQIDEKNRRILTILQENARTSNAEIARRLGMTTSAVFERIRKMEERGIIRGYSVQVEPAALGLPLSAFVSVKITPHRLAPEVGQAIAAIEGVEEAYHMTGEECFIARIRCSDTDSLERILMQINDIEPVFATRTLIILRSAKEISGALLSSVVGELAPDEGI